One Bartonella tribocorum CIP 105476 genomic window carries:
- a CDS encoding TIGR02300 family protein, with the protein MAKQELGTKRVDPETGKKFYDLNRDPIVSPYTGISYPRSYFEVAAAEANNEEEVDTEELDTALEKSAFMLLEEDDDGSKDDDLPDLEDSDVDLGDDDDTFLSHDDDDEEDDVTDILGGGVSNDDDA; encoded by the coding sequence ATGGCAAAACAAGAACTTGGAACGAAACGTGTTGATCCAGAAACAGGAAAAAAGTTTTACGATCTCAATCGCGATCCTATTGTGTCACCCTATACAGGAATTTCTTATCCGCGTTCTTATTTTGAGGTTGCGGCAGCTGAAGCAAACAATGAAGAAGAAGTGGATACTGAAGAGCTTGATACAGCACTTGAAAAGTCTGCTTTTATGCTTCTTGAAGAGGATGATGACGGTTCTAAAGATGACGATCTTCCTGATTTGGAAGACAGTGATGTCGATCTCGGTGATGACGATGATACATTTTTATCTCACGATGATGACGATGAGGAGGATGACGTTACCGATATTCTTGGAGGCGGCGTTTCTAATGATGACGATGCTTAA
- the aroA gene encoding 3-phosphoshikimate 1-carboxyvinyltransferase: MQKAIPITAYKSSSLSGKIRIPGDKSISHRSLILGGLANGETYIHGLLESADVLNTASAMQAMGACIIKKDDFWIIRGTGNGCLLAAQKPLDFGNAGTGARLVMGMVGPYHMKTTFIGDASLSKRPMGRILDPLRLMGVEIEATHGDHLPLTLYGPKMANPIRYHVPIASSQVKSAILLAGLNTAGITTVIEPVLTRDHTEKMLKAFGATLEIERDKEGARLIHLYGHPHLTGQTIHIPGDPSSAAFLIIAALLVEDSDITIENVLINNSRIGLIETLWEMGAHIEFLNQRQTGGEDVADLRIKSSVLKGVTVPKERAPSMIDEYPALAVAAAFAEGKTVMLGIEELRVKESDRLSAVAQGLKINCVDCEEGQDFLVVYGKGSAKGLGGGYVSTHLDHRIAMCFLTFGLVSEKPVTIDDQRMIATSFPEFIPFIKQLGGKIA; the protein is encoded by the coding sequence ATGCAAAAAGCAATCCCTATAACCGCCTATAAATCGAGTAGTCTCTCTGGAAAAATTCGAATACCAGGAGATAAATCAATTTCCCATCGCTCTCTTATATTGGGAGGGTTAGCAAATGGTGAAACATATATCCACGGATTACTTGAAAGCGCTGATGTCCTCAATACGGCTTCTGCTATGCAAGCTATGGGTGCTTGTATAATTAAGAAAGATGACTTCTGGATCATACGAGGAACAGGGAATGGTTGCCTCTTAGCTGCACAAAAACCTTTAGACTTTGGAAACGCTGGAACAGGTGCTCGTTTGGTTATGGGAATGGTTGGCCCCTATCATATGAAAACAACTTTTATTGGTGATGCTTCTCTCTCTAAACGTCCTATGGGACGTATCCTCGACCCCTTACGTCTTATGGGGGTGGAAATTGAGGCTACACACGGTGACCATCTTCCTTTAACGCTTTATGGTCCCAAAATGGCTAATCCGATTCGCTACCATGTTCCAATAGCTTCCTCTCAAGTTAAATCAGCGATTCTCCTTGCTGGACTCAATACCGCCGGCATTACAACGGTTATTGAACCGGTTCTCACACGCGATCATACGGAAAAAATGTTAAAAGCATTCGGTGCTACACTTGAAATAGAAAGAGATAAAGAAGGTGCGCGTTTGATTCATCTTTATGGTCACCCCCATCTTACGGGACAAACGATTCATATTCCGGGTGATCCTTCTTCTGCTGCTTTTCTAATTATCGCAGCTCTTCTTGTAGAAGATTCTGATATCACTATTGAAAATGTTCTGATAAACAATTCTCGAATAGGACTTATCGAAACATTGTGGGAAATGGGCGCTCACATTGAATTTTTGAACCAACGCCAAACAGGTGGAGAGGATGTTGCCGATCTACGGATAAAATCATCAGTTCTTAAAGGTGTTACTGTGCCTAAAGAACGTGCTCCATCGATGATTGATGAATATCCTGCTTTGGCGGTCGCGGCAGCCTTTGCAGAAGGTAAAACCGTTATGCTAGGAATTGAGGAATTACGCGTTAAAGAATCAGATCGACTGTCTGCTGTTGCTCAAGGATTAAAAATTAATTGCGTAGACTGTGAAGAAGGGCAAGATTTTCTTGTTGTTTATGGAAAAGGTTCCGCCAAAGGTTTAGGTGGTGGGTATGTCTCCACACATCTTGATCATCGAATTGCTATGTGCTTTCTCACCTTTGGACTTGTATCAGAAAAACCTGTTACCATTGATGATCAACGAATGATTGCTACGAGCTTTCCAGAATTTATTCCTTTTATAAAACAACTTGGAGGGAAAATTGCTTGA
- the cmk gene encoding (d)CMP kinase — protein MKPFVIAIDGPAASGKGTLARKIAAHYHLHHLDTGLTYRGVAYALLQHNLALDDEKNAITYAKELDFNTLNLAFLSSHELGEAASKIALNPTIRKILVEKQRNFAKTLPGSVLDGRDIGTIVCPDADIKFYILANVQTRAKRRYQEILKKGGQANYHEILNDLEQRDSRDITRKESPLKPAENAHLLDTSELSIEATFAIACSFIDPIIKMHIIG, from the coding sequence TTGAAGCCTTTTGTTATTGCCATTGATGGACCTGCCGCTTCAGGCAAAGGGACCTTAGCACGTAAAATTGCTGCGCATTATCATCTTCATCATTTGGATACAGGGCTTACTTATCGTGGTGTTGCTTATGCGCTTTTACAACACAATTTAGCTCTTGATGATGAAAAAAATGCTATCACTTATGCTAAAGAACTTGATTTTAATACCTTAAATCTTGCTTTTCTTTCTTCTCATGAACTTGGTGAGGCGGCTTCAAAAATAGCGCTTAATCCTACTATACGCAAAATTCTTGTCGAAAAACAACGTAACTTTGCCAAAACTTTACCTGGAAGCGTGCTCGATGGGCGAGATATTGGCACCATCGTTTGTCCTGATGCTGATATCAAGTTTTATATTCTAGCCAATGTTCAAACACGTGCCAAACGTCGTTACCAAGAGATTTTAAAAAAAGGAGGGCAAGCAAATTATCATGAAATACTTAACGATCTTGAACAGCGAGACAGTCGCGATATAACGCGCAAAGAAAGCCCCCTAAAACCAGCCGAAAACGCCCACTTGCTTGATACGTCAGAATTGAGTATAGAAGCAACATTTGCAATTGCATGTAGTTTTATTGATCCAATCATAAAAATGCATATAATTGGATGA